A region of Zeugodacus cucurbitae isolate PBARC_wt_2022May chromosome 5, idZeuCucr1.2, whole genome shotgun sequence DNA encodes the following proteins:
- the LOC128921962 gene encoding protamine-like: MDWSSKLLYAVVACLFLQQLVAANTTTTDGGKNSTIDGNENDDNTTNSAQPPPPPPPPPTPPPTNTGNSTSNGTDTSDTGANTGGDTGANTGAGPTASNNLAAQRRQQALQRQRRQRRLRRQRRRRAERRRRQRRARRRARNQAQRRGRQRGRGNGIRNRHFRATNAKEISDMEFMN, from the coding sequence ATGGATTGGTCTTCGAAATTATTATATGCTGTGGTGGCATGTTTATTTTTGCAACAATTAGTTGCTGCTAATACGACCACAACCGACGGAGGCAAAAATTCCACCATAGATGGCAACGAAAATGACGATAATACTACCAATAGTGCACAACCcccaccgccaccgccgccaccgccaACACCGCCGCCAACTAATACAGGCAACAGTACATCCAATGGAACTGACACGAGTGATACGGGTGCAAATACTGGTGGGGACACAGGGGCGAACACCGGTGCAGGCCCAACTGCTTCCAATAATCTAGCAGCACAACGTCGGCAGCAAGCGTTACAACGTCAAAGGCGTCAAAGGCGTCTAAGAAGGCAACGAAGACGTCGGGCAGAGCGCAGGAGGAGGCAACGTCGAGCTAGACGTCGCGCTAGAAATCAGGCACAGCGCAGGGGACGACAACGTGGACGCGGAAATGGCATTCGTAATAGG